CGAGACAAAGAGGCCATGGATAAACGGATTATAAAATATTAACCTGCTCCACCCGGTTGTCCTGTTCTGTTATCCTGTCGACCTATTCAATCTTTATACAGTGGAAACAAACTATACATATATTTATAAATATATATAGGGAGGAAATAAACGATGAATTTATGGGGTGGTTGAATGGTTGAAGAAGTTGTAGAAACATTGGATGTGGGGGGTGAGGAGCCGCTCTCAGACACCGGTTCAAGTAAGGGTAACCGACCGGAATACAGAGTAGTACAACCGATAACAACAAAGGACGGCAGGAATGTTTTTGTGAATGTCGGAGGCATGTGGAAGAACGTTTCTAAAAACGGTACCGAGTTCTATACCCTGAAGATCGGCAAACTCCGACTCCTCGTATTTAAGAACGATAACAATCGTCCGCAACTTTAATTATGAGAGGTGGTAACGATGGGTAAAGGTATAATCACCGAGCTTGAAGACCTCCCAGGAGTTGGACCTGCCAAAGCAGAAAAACTCAGAGAGGCCAACTATGATATGCAAAAGATCGCGGCCGCATCACCTCACGAACTTGCAGAGGTCATAGAGGTAAACGTGAACACCGCAAAGAAGATCATAGAGGCTGCAAAGGATGCGTTGGACACTACCTTTGAGACTGCTTACGAATTTAACGAGCGAAGGAAACAGGTCGGCAGGATCACCACCGGGTCCAAAAACCTCGATGCATTACTCGGCGGCGGTATAGAAACAATGGCTATTACTGAGTTCTACGGTAAATTCGGTTCTGCTAAAACACAGGTCGGGTTTCAATTGGCTGTCAACGTGCAACTGCCAAAGGACCAGGGCGGATTGGAAGGCGGTGTGATATTCATAGATACTGAAAGTACTTTCAGACCAGATAGGATCAGGGAACTTGCCGAATACAAAGGCCTCGACCCTGAGGAAGTGCTCAAGAACATACTCGTTGCAAAAGCGATTAATTCCGACCACCAGATCGTCCTTGTTGAAAAGGCGGAGGACTACATAAAAGAGCATAACATAAAACTGTTGATCGTTGACTCGTTGACATCCCATTTCAGAGTAGATTATCTCGGTCGCGGGTCGCTCAGCGAACGTCAGCAGAAACTCAACAAACACGTGCATACGCTTCAGCATCTGGCAGACAAGTATAACATAGCAGTGTACGTGACCAACCAGGTGATGGATAACCCGGGCGTGCTGTTCGGTGACCCCACTACTCCGATCGGCGGACACGTCCTCGGTCATGCAGCCACTTACAGGGTTTATCTGAGAAGGGGTAAAGACAACAAACGTGTGGCAAGACTCGTCGATTCGCCGTGTCTCCCGGATAGCGAATGCGTGTTCAGGGTAACGGAAAAGGGTATCACGGACTGATTTTCCTTCCCTCTTTTTCCATACTTTTTATAAAGTTTTTTGATGAGATAGAGGACGATGAGTTACAGATTCTTCACTTCGGAATCGGTGTTACCTGGTCATCCGGATAAACTGTGCGACCAGATCTCAGACGCAATACTGGACGCGATACTCCGTAAGGACAGGACAGCACGTGTGGCCATCGATACAACGGTGACAAAGGGTGTCTGCCACATATTCGGTGAAGTCGGTACCCGAGCCAGTATTGACTACGAGAGGATAGCCCGTAACGTGATGAAACAGGTAGGGTACACAGATGAAGAGATAGGTATGGACTACAGGACGTGTGAAGTTATAACCGATGTTCATGAACAATCACCAGAGATAGCGCGCGCAGTCGTTAAAAAAAGGGAGATAGGTGCAGGGGACCAGGGAATCATGTTCGGTTACGCGATCAAACATACAGAAGAACTCATGCCTCTACCGATAATGTTAGCACATCGGTTAGCGGAACGGTTGTACAGGGCAAGGGTCAACAAAGTATTACCTTACCTGAGACCGGACGGTAAGACACAAGTGACTGTCGAATTTGAAGACGGGTTACCTGTACGCGTCGATTCGGTTGTGCTGGCTGCACAACACGACGGGTCGGTACCCAAGGAAAGGATTGAAGAAGACCTCATCAAATACGTTATACTACCGGTGATCGGTGAATGGATGGATTCGAACACTAAGATTTACATCAATCGATCAGGACGGTTTGTGATGGGCGGTCCGGCGGCTGACTCGGGTTTGACCGGAAAGAAACCGGCTGTAGATACATATGGGGGATGGGCGCACCACGGCGGTGGATGTCTGTCCGGTAAGGACCCGACCAAAGTCGACAGAAGCGCTGCTTACATGGCACGGTTCGTTGCAAAAAACATCGTCGGTTTAGGTCTTGCCGATGAGTTCGAACTTCAACTCGCTTACGTGATCGGACGACCTAGGCCCGTGTCTGTATCGTTCGAAACCTTTGGAACAGAACATGTAAACCGTAAGAAGATAGAGAAGGTCGTAAACAGATTCACGTACAGACCGAAAGAGATGATAGAGATGCTTAACCTAAGAAGACCTATCTACAGGAAGACAGCCGTCTTCGGTCATTTCGGTAGAGACATATTCCCTTGGGAACGGATCAGACGTGCATTGTTCAGGTGATAGACAGTGAACAAAATTAAATGGGTATTGATACTGAGTGTAGGTCTTATTGTGTTGTTCATCGTGTTAGGTATGTTGTTTAAACCAGAGGTTGAAGTATACTCCGAAGGAGAACATCAACCGTTGTCCAAAGGGTTTTGGAACATCAGTAATATGGATCTGGTCTACAATGTCAGCATCGGCAACGAATCGGGGTTACTGCATGCGAGAATCAACGTCTCCGAAGAAGTTGTATGTATAACAGAATCTTTTGAAGGAAGGACAACCTATGTATGTTATGATAGAAGAGGCAACGTCATAAACCCGACGAACGCAGAGGTCTCATCATCAGTGTTCCGTCCATGGATGTTGGCTTTAAACGATAGTTTCAGATGGTCCGCAACACGTAAGAGTAAGGTCAGGTTTTCGTTTGAAGAGATGGTGGTTCCAACCGTGTTCACTGTTGAAGTCATCGGGAGAGAAAACGTTTCAGGGATAGAGTGTTACGTTGTAAGGTTAAGAACGGACGACATAGACGTCGGCAGAGTTTATGTATCGATAAAGGACAGGATAATGGTCAAAGAAGAGGTCAAAAACGGGTTGACGATCAGTTTGATATCGAAAAAAGGGTAGAAGCAGAGAAGACGTTCACTGACGTTTTTCCCTAAGCACTATCAAAGGTATTACCCTTCTTCTGAACTCCTCCTTTGCCAACGCTATCGAATCGGTAGTACCTTCCGGAACGGTTATAAGCGGGGGTGCTCCGAGGTCTAATTGGAGGGCACGTGCCCCGATCACGCGCGCCTTCTCGTACTTTGTAAGGTCTTCATAATCCGTAATCTCAACTAGCACCATAAAACCACCTCTCTCATTAAGATATTACAAGTATAAAAATTTATCTTTTTACCTGAGCTTTGTATCCGCGATCGGTTCGGTGGGTGAAGGAATCTCGCGTTTTTCGCTTTTCTTACGACGTTTCCTGGGCCTGTGTTCCTCTTTTGCCACGAACAGTTCCTGAATATCGTTACGTAATCCGACAAGTTCATTGAGTATGTTCTCCAGAAGCATGAGGGACCGTTCCTCCCTCGCCTTCTCACCCGCACCACGGACCGCCTTGATCCTTTCCAATATCTCGTTCACAAGGTCGTCCGGACGGTCTACACCCGGTAGCACACCTTCCTTACCGGTACCGCCAGCGGTGTCGATACTGACCACTCCCAACCCCAACAACCGGTATATCACGGGTTTCTTGACATCCACATTCTCGATAGACACATAAGGTATGTCAACCTGTTTCTTAGCTATCACCCCCTCCCTTATTATTATGCTTTCATCGGTCAGGGTATAGGTAAAACTCCTGTACTTGAGTTCCAACCACAACAGGACGGGGAGAAGAAATATCATCACGACTGCAAGAACGACGAGCATACGCGTCGCATCAGAAAACCTGGAAAGAACAGGTAGGTCGATAGAGACAGCGACTACTGAAAGCACTATCCATACGATCAAACCTGCTACGATGTACTGCATGAACCATAGGTATTTGATCTTAGGGCTCAACCGTCTCAGTTCCAGAGTAGCCATCCGCTCCCCCGTTATAATAGTGCGCTCAACACTTTTAAAAGTTGGGGCCTGCCCACCAACACCTTCTTTACAACAGGCGCGTATTTACCCTGTAACAGAAGAGTGATATCTTCATCCGAAAGCACCCTGAACACGTAGTTAAAATCGTCATCTGTAAGCTTTTCCAGCGCCTTCCTCAAGAGTAATCTCTTCTTAAGTTTTTTACCTTGCGATTTCTCCCACTCTTCAACGAACCTGTGCAACGCCTTTTCGGAGACATCTCTGCTCTCCAACGCCTCGTCCACAACATTGCCTGCTATCACTCCTGAGTGCATGGCCAACGCTATACCTCCCCCGTGGATCGGATCAACGAGGTGCGCGGCCGTCCCTATAACAACTATACCGTTACCGACTATCTTACCGGTGTACAAACCGACAGGTATGAGACCACCTTTGATGGCAACCGGTTGCGCATGTTTGAACCTCTCCTTCATAGGACCTTTCATCCATCTGTCCAGACATTCCTTAGCCGTGCAACCCTGAACATGTCCGCCGATGCCTACACCTACGTTCGCCACATCCTTACCCTTGGGAAATACCCAGAGGTAACCGCGTTTTGCGTATTCGTTCGAGAAGTACAGTTCGATCAAATCCTCACAATCAACGTTGACAAGTTCGTATTCGTACCCTGTATCGCTGTCGTAAAGTGTCGATGCTGTGGCGAGACCTGCCATGCGTGCGACACGCGATTCGGCACCGTCCGCCGCTATCACTACCTCAGCATTGACCTTCTGTTTGCCGTTGTCGTTTTCTATTACAACGCCGGTAACACGGTCCCCTTCCCTTATAACATCAACAACCTCTGATTTCACCGTAATCTCCGCACCTCTGCGGGCCGCATCGATGGCGAGTTGTTTATCGAAGACCTTTCTATCCAGAACATATCCCTTAGATTCATCATATTTTACGGTTAACGATTTTTCCAAATCCGGAGAAAACAGTTTTGCACCGTTTATTCGACACGATATCGCATGTTCATCTATCTTGATACCCAATGCCTTCTCCCAATGTGCACCGAACCCTTCCCCGCATCTGACAGGTGCGCCGATCTCCTTCTTTCTTTCCACAAGCAGCACAGACCTACCTTTTTCGGCCAATGTTTTGGCTGCCATCGAACCGGCCGGACCTGCACCTACTACAATCGCATCATAATTTTCCATAGGATCACCACCTTCTTATTCTTTGATAACTTTTATGGCGCCTGCCGGACAGATCTGTTCGCAGTTACCGCAGTACACACATTTCTCAGGGTCCCATTCTACAACAACATCCTTCAATCTCAACGCCAGGACAGGACACACGCCTACACATGCTCCGCAGTATATACATTTGTCTGTATCTATCTTCACTTCACCCATCACAACACCCCGTTAAACTCTTCGTAAACGACATCGTTGAAACCGTAAGCCAGACAGTATTCATTTATTACATCCTTTTTTAACCCTTTTCTTATGCTACAATCGGGAAGAATAACAAACACCTCACCAGAATCCAGATCCTGTCCTGGTGAGAGGATGAGATAAACACTACCGTCCTTGGAGACGCACACCTCACACTGATAACCCAATGCCCTGGCAATCGCGCACATGAACACTGCTCTGTCCACACCGTCGGCAATCTTCAGTTCGTTAATCTCTTTGAAACTCAACCAGAACGTTACAGGGAATTTCACGAGCCTGATCTCTCTACCGATGTTAACGATCTCTTCAACCGCGCGTTCAACGTCACGTTCAGGAATAAATCCCTCCTCGTTACTTATCCTCTTTTTAATACCCTCAACTATCTCCAGAACCACCGAATCCTCTCTGTCAACCATCTGTTTCAGTTCTGTTATCGTCTTACGCTCATTAGATGCAATAACGTCTGCATACCGGTTAACGATCGTTTTATAGATGAGGAGTTTTCTCTCACATTCCTCCAACAGGTCCGCGTTCTCCTCCTCATCCGACCTGTCCAGCATATCACCCTTCACATTTTTCAGGAACGATACGTCAAACTCGTCCATAACCATAACACTAACCCTCCCTATTTAAACTCCGCAGTACGACGTACAACGAAACCAACGAACACAAAAATAACAGACCCCTCAATAGAGGGATGTTTGCACGTACATCGAATTCAAAAGGAAACTTCAGTAGCTGACCGGCGGCGTTACCTCCGGTAACATCAACCGGTTGCGCATGTTTATTAAATACATCATTTATTTCATCGGTTGTTTCTTCCATACACTTTGCCAGTAGGTACAGGGTCTCCGCCGACCTGTCACCTGTCCTGTTAAGATAAAGAAACTGGGAATAGAACAGTTGTCCCCACCTGGTTTTAGGGGTAAAAGGCGTGATAGGTTCGTGTTTCTCAGTAGTTTCATCCCTGTAACTCTTATAAAACGCCAGTGCGTAACAGCTTTCGAAAAGCGAGGCTGCATACTTACCCTCTTCGTAATCCTGTTGAGCGTACAGGTAATGCTGTTCCGCGTCCTTCGATGTTATGGACGTCTTAGCAAATTCCGATGCGAGATGGTTCAACCTCATCTTTGCAAGATCTCTGAGTAGGGATTCGTTA
This portion of the Candidatus Micrarchaeota archaeon genome encodes:
- a CDS encoding 4Fe-4S binding protein, whose product is MGEVKIDTDKCIYCGACVGVCPVLALRLKDVVVEWDPEKCVYCGNCEQICPAGAIKVIKE
- a CDS encoding PH domain-containing protein, yielding MATLELRRLSPKIKYLWFMQYIVAGLIVWIVLSVVAVSIDLPVLSRFSDATRMLVVLAVVMIFLLPVLLWLELKYRSFTYTLTDESIIIREGVIAKKQVDIPYVSIENVDVKKPVIYRLLGLGVVSIDTAGGTGKEGVLPGVDRPDDLVNEILERIKAVRGAGEKAREERSLMLLENILNELVGLRNDIQELFVAKEEHRPRKRRKKSEKREIPSPTEPIADTKLR
- a CDS encoding DNA-directed RNA polymerase subunit K — its product is MVLVEITDYEDLTKYEKARVIGARALQLDLGAPPLITVPEGTTDSIALAKEEFRRRVIPLIVLREKRQ
- a CDS encoding NAD(P)/FAD-dependent oxidoreductase encodes the protein MENYDAIVVGAGPAGSMAAKTLAEKGRSVLLVERKKEIGAPVRCGEGFGAHWEKALGIKIDEHAISCRINGAKLFSPDLEKSLTVKYDESKGYVLDRKVFDKQLAIDAARRGAEITVKSEVVDVIREGDRVTGVVIENDNGKQKVNAEVVIAADGAESRVARMAGLATASTLYDSDTGYEYELVNVDCEDLIELYFSNEYAKRGYLWVFPKGKDVANVGVGIGGHVQGCTAKECLDRWMKGPMKERFKHAQPVAIKGGLIPVGLYTGKIVGNGIVVIGTAAHLVDPIHGGGIALAMHSGVIAGNVVDEALESRDVSEKALHRFVEEWEKSQGKKLKKRLLLRKALEKLTDDDFNYVFRVLSDEDITLLLQGKYAPVVKKVLVGRPQLLKVLSALL
- the radA gene encoding DNA repair and recombination protein RadA, translating into MGKGIITELEDLPGVGPAKAEKLREANYDMQKIAAASPHELAEVIEVNVNTAKKIIEAAKDALDTTFETAYEFNERRKQVGRITTGSKNLDALLGGGIETMAITEFYGKFGSAKTQVGFQLAVNVQLPKDQGGLEGGVIFIDTESTFRPDRIRELAEYKGLDPEEVLKNILVAKAINSDHQIVLVEKAEDYIKEHNIKLLIVDSLTSHFRVDYLGRGSLSERQQKLNKHVHTLQHLADKYNIAVYVTNQVMDNPGVLFGDPTTPIGGHVLGHAATYRVYLRRGKDNKRVARLVDSPCLPDSECVFRVTEKGITD
- the metK gene encoding methionine adenosyltransferase, which codes for MSYRFFTSESVLPGHPDKLCDQISDAILDAILRKDRTARVAIDTTVTKGVCHIFGEVGTRASIDYERIARNVMKQVGYTDEEIGMDYRTCEVITDVHEQSPEIARAVVKKREIGAGDQGIMFGYAIKHTEELMPLPIMLAHRLAERLYRARVNKVLPYLRPDGKTQVTVEFEDGLPVRVDSVVLAAQHDGSVPKERIEEDLIKYVILPVIGEWMDSNTKIYINRSGRFVMGGPAADSGLTGKKPAVDTYGGWAHHGGGCLSGKDPTKVDRSAAYMARFVAKNIVGLGLADEFELQLAYVIGRPRPVSVSFETFGTEHVNRKKIEKVVNRFTYRPKEMIEMLNLRRPIYRKTAVFGHFGRDIFPWERIRRALFR